The Zerene cesonia ecotype Mississippi chromosome 19, Zerene_cesonia_1.1, whole genome shotgun sequence genome has a window encoding:
- the LOC119834191 gene encoding DNA polymerase beta-like isoform X2 yields MSKRKAPSSCNNLNADFCEFLSELAEYEKNVSRNIHKYNAYRKAASVLATHEKRIQSGDEAKKLNGIGEKIAQKIDEFLHTGKLRKLENIHNDENAQAISLLTRISGIGPVKASELVRSGIKTIEDLQKQQDKLTHHQLIGLKFFEDFEKKIPRTEIEEFEIKIKNIISILDPDFTITICGSYRRGKLESGDIDALITHPSLNTTQNSKKQGEILLNKVTDALQGLIIDTISKGDTKFMAYRARAFLLHRKKISLIILIIHTKNQKTETCK; encoded by the exons ATGAGTAAGCGGAAAGCTCCTTCAagctgtaataatttaaatgcagATTTTTGCGAATTTTTGTCCGAGCTAGCAGAATACGAGAAAAATGTGAGtcgaaatatacataaatacaacgCTTATAGAAAAGCGGCTAGCGTTCTAGCAACGCATGAAAAAAGAATCCAATCTGGGGACgaagcaaaaaaattaaacggcATTGGGGAAAAAATTGCGCAGAAAATTGATGAATTTTTACATACAGGAAAATTGAGAAAGCTCGAAAATATACACAATGATGAAAATGCTCAAGCTATAAGTTTACTTACCCGAATCTCTGGTATAGGTCCTGTCAAAGCTTCAGAACTAGTTAGAAGTGGAATTAAAACGATAGAagatttacaaaaacaacagGACAAATTGACACATCATCAACTGATTGGTCTAAA ATTCTTTGAAGATTTTGAAAAGAAGATACCACGTACTGAAATTGAAGAGtttgaaatcaaaataaaaaatattatttctattttggaTCCAgattttacaataacaatatgcGGAAGCTATAG ACGAGGTAAATTAGAGAGTGGTGATATAGATGCTCTGATAACACATCCATCACTTAATACAACACAAAACTCAAAGAAACAGGGTGAAATTCTACTTAATAAAGTTACTGACGCTTTACAAGGACTTATAATCGATACAATTTCAAAAGGAGATACAAAATTTATG GCGTACCGGGCGAGAGCGTTCCTATTACATCGGAAGAAGATATCTttgattatattgattatCCATACAAAAAACCAGAAGACCGAAAcatgtaaatga
- the LOC119834190 gene encoding ATP-dependent DNA helicase Q5: MDNVTEKLFQCFGHKKFKSELQERAVRAIARGVHDVYVSMPTGSGKSLCFQLPAMLQDNKVAIVFSPLLALIKDQIDHLTRLKISAESINSKMTTKDRERVLNDLRSMKPNTRFLYVTPEQAATGTFKSLIEHLVKYKKVSYIVVDEAHCVSEWGHDFRPDYLKLGNLREKFKTIPWVALTATASAEVTKDIMENLKLLHPVAQFKTPSFRRNLFYDVVYQNCIEDEITDLAEFLKKCLKDEDNVKPKDKNAAIVYCRTREQTEDIARMLCGKGMKALAYHGGLKGSERVSVQEQWFNGEFPCVCATVSFGMGVDKATVRAVVHWGLPQNVAAYYQESGRAGRDGKPAFCRIYYCRSERNAVDFLLKSEIARAKTPEQKQRCKNSYKSFEIMVKYCEDVGCRHKTFAEYFGEEVPRCAGRCDACADARAVRRRLEQHMRRAMSATLHRAGFVAQDDSSDLYGQGRDGQKREIESYYGDGGDESDGESSRRRVAEETRSLILKEFAQRKKSIEKDRRNNDETESAKHSKCKAADSTSTKVNGLTVATRENYLSLLKNALNENLSALKGVDEPTRTLSKNDVEQCAVELEYDAFSNSTVISLYRRALTKLISNVKASKDQLYPYLKDFEPKKKETLVEFVKEFEKKKREESQKAHGFVTAAQLESGQIEVKNEARELSKADKETKRKANSFKKDPLTQTKLNNFFTSKPSQESPDLSSSNSEDDCGLVIDENIKPDPLDSTLKLDNTDDNALDSDDNDCTLKIDENPATESPINRKSSNIQSKTFVINITLQGVPSKSTNNDTMNIDETSKSNDETTSKSPKKGIVPSKRKIKALFGESSDESDFDLDSHKHKKSKVVKDKHKEKHKHKHKDEKSKHSRHRSKSESEKKDRKRSSSGTNSEKELVIDEISVSNAPEKSSKNKVEKSTDQDTTLKLVGDKDINKSKEDNEIDLANVSMEQCEKIDLDDKSLSEAYKLSVEADKVLKELQQFAEMKPEPEIKAEVKEDSEIIKQSNSNEPASQIALGSSQNSSDKHKFKHRRKSPTDNGDITEKPRETQPEKEKHVSEVLTKAHRKEKELNHKSEISKKHHKHKEHKHRIDISVKHERKHKEEKKQKSEKVDVAGLVVKLLMPYYKKKKIDNRDLFKVTARHIVHQLLAIQVTEEAAINMLLRKAFSKDIKIESESDLNTKLTLSNVV; this comes from the exons ATGGATAACGTAACGGAGAAACTTTTCCAATGTTTTGGTCATAAGAAATTCAAAAGTGAACTGCAGGAGAGAGCTGTGAGAGCAATCGCCCGAg gtGTTCATGATGTATATGTTTCTATGCCAACTGGTTCTGGTAAATCTCTGTGCTTTCAATTACCTGCAATGTTACAAGATAATAAAGTAGCAATAGTTTTTTCTCCACTACTTGCTCTGATAAAAGATCAGATTGACCACTTGACTAGATTGAAAATTTCAGCAGAATCTATCAATTCTAAAATGACAACTAAAGACAGAGAGAGAGTTTTGAATGATCTTCGTTCTATGAAACCTAACACTaggtttttatatgtaactcCAGAACAAGCAGCTACAGGAACATTCAAATCACTCATAGAACATCTAGTCAAGTATAAAAAAGTGTCATACATAGTAGTTGATGAAGCACACTGTGTGAGTGAGTGGGGCCATGATTTCCGACcagattatttgaaattggGTAATTTgagagaaaaatttaaaactattcctTGGGTAGCTCTCACAGCCACGGCTAGTGCAGAAGTAACTAAAGACATAATGGAAAATCTAAAGTTATTACACCCAGTTGCACAATTCAAAACACCCAGTTTTCGgcgaaatttgttttatgatgTTGTTTATCAGAATTGTATTGAAGATGAAATTACTGATCTCGCTGAGTTTTTGAAAAAATGCTTGAAAGATGAAGACAATGTTAAGCCA aaaGACAAAAATGCTGCCATTGTTTATTGCAGAACTCGTGAACAAACTGAAGATATAGCTAGAATGCTTTGTGGCAAAGGGATGAAGGCTTTGGCTTATCATGGAG GGCTGAAAGGATCAGAGAGAGTATCAGTACAAGAACAATGGTTCAATGGAGAATTCCCATGTGTTTGTGCAACAGTATCATTTGGTATGGGTGTAGATAAGGCAACTGTCCGGGCTGTTGTTCACTGGGGCTTGCCACAAAATGTTGCCGCTTATTATCAA GAATCTGGTAGGGCTGGTAGAGATGGTAAGCCAGCATTTTGTAGAATATACTACTGCCGAAGTGAACGGAATGCTGTGGATTTTTTGCTGAAATCTGAAATAGCGCGCGCCAAAACTCCTGAGCAGAAACAACGCTGCAAAAATTCTTATAAGAGTTTTGAGATTATGGTGAAATACTGTGAAGATGTTGG GTGCCGGCACAAGACGTTCGCCGAGTACTTCGGCGAGGAGGTGCCGCGGTGCGCGGGGCGCTGCGACGCGTGCGCCGACGCGCGCGCCGTGCGCCGCCGCCTCGAGCAGCACATGCGCCGCGCCATGAGCGCCACGCTGCACCGCGCGGGCTTCGTCGCGCAGGACGACTCCTCCGACCTGTACGGGCAGGGCCGGGACGGGCAGAAGAG AGAAATAGAGTCATACTATGGTGACGGAGGCGATGAGTCTGATGGAGAAAGCAGCAGACGTAGAGTTGCAGAAGAAACGAGATctctaattttaaaagaatttgcTCAACGAAAGAAAAGCATAGAGAAAGACAGAAGGAATAATGATGAAACAGAATCCGcaaaacattcaaaatgtaAAGCTGCAGATAGCACAAGCACAAAG GTGAATGGCCTAACAGTGGCTACTAGAGAGAACTATCTTTCTCTATTAAAGAATGCCTTAAACGAAAACTTATCAGCATTAAAAGGTGTCGACGAACCGACACGAACATTATCTAAGAATGATGTGGAACAGTGTGCAGTGGAATTGGAGTATGATGCGTTTTCTAACAGTACTGTGATAAGCTTATATCGGCGGGCTTTAACTAAATTg atTTCGAATGTGAAAGCATCAAAAGATCAACTGTACCCGTATCTCAAAGATTTTGAACctaagaaaaaagaaacactTGTCGAATTTGTCAAAGAATTTGAGAAGAAAAAGCGGGAAGAGTCGCAAAAGGCACACGGTTTCGTAACAGCAGCTCAATTAGAAAGTG GACAAATTGAGGTGAAAAATGAAGCAAGAGAACTCTCAAAAGCtgataaagaaacaaaaagaaaagcaaattctttcaaaaaagaTCCACTTACTCAAACCAAACTTAATAATTTCTTCACCTCAAAACCATCACAAGAATCTCCCGACTTAAGTTCAAGCAACAGCGAAGACGATTGTGGTCTTGTAATAGACGAAAACATAAAACCAGATCCCTTGGACTCTACGCTTAAACTTGACAATACTGATGATAATGCACTGGATAGTGATGATAATGattgtacattaaaaattgACGAAAATCCCGCGACTGAATCtccaataaatagaaaatctaGCAATATACAATCAAAAACCttcgttataaatataactttgcAAGGAGTTCCAAGTAAAAGCACAAATAACGACACGATGAACATTGATGAAACAAGCAAAAGCAATGATGAAACTACATCAAAATCCCCTAAAAAAGGGATTGTCCcgtcaaaaagaaaaataaaagctttatttgGCGAATCTTCGGATGAGAGTGATTTCGATTTAGATTcgcataaacataaaaaatctaaagttGTAAAAGATAAACATAAAGAAAAGCACAAGCATAAACATAAGGAcgaaaaatcaaaacattcgCGACATCGTAGCAAATCTGAATCTGAAAAAAAAGATAGGAAACGTTCGTCTAGTGGTACTAACTCAGAGAAGGAATTAGTTATTGATGAAATATCTGTATCAAATGCTCCAGAAAAATCTTCCAAAAACAAGGTTGAGAAATCTACTGATCAAGACACGACACTGAAGCTCGTGGGTgataaagatattaataaaagcaaaGAAGATAATGAAATAGATTTGGCAAATGTTAGTATGGAGCAATGTGAGAAAATAGATTTAGATGATAAATCTCTAAGTGAAGCATACAAGTTAAGTGTAGAGGCTGATAAAGTTTTGAAAGAATTGCAACAGTTTGCAGAAATGAAACCTGAACCTGAAATTAAAGCAGAAGTAAAAGAAGATTCAGAGATAATAAAACAGAGTAACTCCAATGAGCCTGCATCACAAATAGCTCTGGGCTCCTCTCAAAACTCTTCCgataaacacaaatttaagCATAGAAGGAAGTCGCCTACAGATAATGGGGATATTACTGAAAAACCAAGAGAAACCCAGCCAGAAAAAGAAAAGCATGTCTCAGAAGTTCTAACAAAAGCTCACAGGAAAGAAAAAGAACTGAATCACAAGTCTGAAATATCCAAGAAGCATCACAAGCATAAAGAACACAAACATAGAATAGATATATCTGTAAAACACGaaagaaaacataaagaagagaaaaaaCAGAAAAGCGAAAAGGTCGATGTGGCGGGATTAGTTGTTAAGTTATTGATGCCTTActataaaaagaagaaaattgaTAACAGAGACTTATTTAAGGTCACTGCTAGACATATCGTTCATCAACTTCTTGCTATTCAAGTTACAG AGGAAGCTGCTATCAACATGTTATTAAGGAAAGCTTTCAGCAAGGACATTAAGATAGAAAGTGAAAGTGATTTAAACACTAAATTAACGTTAAGCAATGTGGTTTAA
- the LOC119834191 gene encoding DNA polymerase beta-like isoform X1 encodes MSKRKAPSSCNNLNADFCEFLSELAEYEKNVSRNIHKYNAYRKAASVLATHEKRIQSGDEAKKLNGIGEKIAQKIDEFLHTGKLRKLENIHNDENAQAISLLTRISGIGPVKASELVRSGIKTIEDLQKQQDKLTHHQLIGLKFFEDFEKKIPRTEIEEFEIKIKNIISILDPDFTITICGSYRRGKLESGDIDALITHPSLNTTQNSKKQGEILLNKVTDALQGLIIDTISKGDTKFMGVCRLSAQYPARRLDIRLIPHEQYFCAVLYFTGSDVFNKQMRAHALEKGFTLNEYSLRPIGSTGVPGESVPITSEEDIFDYIDYPYKKPEDRNM; translated from the exons ATGAGTAAGCGGAAAGCTCCTTCAagctgtaataatttaaatgcagATTTTTGCGAATTTTTGTCCGAGCTAGCAGAATACGAGAAAAATGTGAGtcgaaatatacataaatacaacgCTTATAGAAAAGCGGCTAGCGTTCTAGCAACGCATGAAAAAAGAATCCAATCTGGGGACgaagcaaaaaaattaaacggcATTGGGGAAAAAATTGCGCAGAAAATTGATGAATTTTTACATACAGGAAAATTGAGAAAGCTCGAAAATATACACAATGATGAAAATGCTCAAGCTATAAGTTTACTTACCCGAATCTCTGGTATAGGTCCTGTCAAAGCTTCAGAACTAGTTAGAAGTGGAATTAAAACGATAGAagatttacaaaaacaacagGACAAATTGACACATCATCAACTGATTGGTCTAAA ATTCTTTGAAGATTTTGAAAAGAAGATACCACGTACTGAAATTGAAGAGtttgaaatcaaaataaaaaatattatttctattttggaTCCAgattttacaataacaatatgcGGAAGCTATAG ACGAGGTAAATTAGAGAGTGGTGATATAGATGCTCTGATAACACATCCATCACTTAATACAACACAAAACTCAAAGAAACAGGGTGAAATTCTACTTAATAAAGTTACTGACGCTTTACAAGGACTTATAATCGATACAATTTCAAAAGGAGATACAAAATTTATG GGTGTGTGCAGATTGTCTGCTCAATATCCAGCAAGACGTTTAGATATAAGGCTGATTCCACATGAGCAATATTTTTGTGCAGTACTCTACTTTACTGGAAGCGAcgtttttaacaaacaaatgcGCGCCCATGCTTTAGAAAAGGGATTTACGCTAAATGAATATTCTCTGAGACCTATTGGAAGCACTG GCGTACCGGGCGAGAGCGTTCCTATTACATCGGAAGAAGATATCTttgattatattgattatCCATACAAAAAACCAGAAGACCGAAAcatgtaa